In Candidatus Rokuibacteriota bacterium, the DNA window TTCGCCATCGTTGGGATCGCAGTCCAGCTCGTGGCCGACGGCGAGAACTGTCGGGTTGCGCGCCTGGCTGCTGCGGGCGTCGGACCGACGCCGATCAGGCTCCGCGCGGCAGAGGAGATCCTCGAGCGTGAGGGGCTCGTCGAGCAGAGCATCGAAGCCGCAGCGGCACGGGCGGCAGAGCTTGTCGAGCCGGACAGCGACATCCATGCTTCGGCCGACTACCGGCGGCATCTCACGCGGGTGCTGACCCGGCGCGCAATCCGGCGCGCTGCGAAGCGGAGCCAGGAGGCCCGCTGATGGGCGAGCTGCGGACCATCAAGCTGACGATCAACGGGGTGACCCGGGAGGGGCGTGCCGAGCCACGCAAGCTTCTCGTTGACTTCATCCGCGAGGACCTGGGGCTCACGGGCACCCACGTCGGCTGCGAGCACGGGATCTGCGGCGCCTGCACGGTCCTCCTCAACGGCGAGGCCGCGCGGTCCTGCTTGATGCTCGCGGTCCAGGCCCATGGAGCGGAAATCCTGACGGTCGAAGGGCTGGCGACGAACGGCAAGCTCCACCCGCTCCAGGAGGCCTTCTGGGAGCACCACGGGCTCCAGTGCGGCTTCTGCACGCCGGGGATGCTCCTCGCCGCCTACGACCTGCTCCGCGTCAATCCGTCGCCAACCGAGCCGGAGATCCGGGCCGGGCTCTCGGCGGTCCTCTGCCGCTGTACCGGCTATCAGGGGATCGTGCGCGCCGTCCAGGCGGCGGCGAAACGCCTCAGGGCCGCGGGCTGAGCCGAGAGGAGGAGAAGCACGTGGTGACGGGTCAGGACCTGTCTGAGGGCTATCTCAAAATTCCCGATCGGCTCAACATGGGTGCCTGGGTGGTGGACCGCCACGTCCGCGAGGGGCGCGGGCCGAACCCTGCCGTCCACGTTGGTCACCGCACCTACACCTACGAGGAGATCCGGCGTCTTTCCAACCGAGCCGGGAACGCTCTCCGGGGGCTCGGCGTCAAACAGGGGGACTGCATGGTCCTCCGCCTGGGGACCAACCTCGACTGTATGCTGGCGTTCCTGGGCGCGCTCAAGATCGGAGCCGTCCCGATCCCGACCTCCGCCATGCTGCGGGCGCAGGAGGTCGGCATCATCCTCCGAAACAGCGAGGCCGTGGCTGCCATCGTGACGCCCGACCTGGCGGAGGCCGTCGAGGCGGTCCGTGGACACAGCCCCCGCTTCGCGCACCTCCTGCTCGTGGGGGAGGCGGCGGACCCGACCCGCAGCTGGCGCGGGCTGATGGAGCGGGCGAGCGAGGACCTGACGCCCGCAGCCACAGCTCCCAATGACCCGGCCTTCATGATGTATACGTCCGGGACCACCGGGGAGCCCAAAGGGGTCCTCCACGGACATCGCTGGATTATCGGCACCGGGGATCCGATCACACGAGTCATGACCCGGCTGGGCCCGGGAGACATCTGCTTCCAGCCCCAGGACTGGTCGTTCATCTATCCCCTCGGGTGCAACTTCCTCTACCCCTTCCACGCAGGGGCCGCCGTGGTCCTGCCCACCGGCCGCTTCGACCCCGAGCAGGCGTTCGCCACCGTCGAGCGCTACCGCGTCACCGTCTTCTGCGCGGTGCCCACCATCTACCGGATGATGCTGGCGGTGCCGGAGGCCGAGCGGCGCTACCGGCTGGGGTCGCTCCGGATGGGAGTCTCTGCCGGTGAGCCGCTTCCCGCCGACACTTTCAAGGAATGGCAGGAACAGCTCGGAGTCACCATCTACGACGGAATCGGGCAGACCGAGAGCCACATTTTCCTCGCCAACCGCGTGGGGACGCCGATCAAACCCGGCTCCATGGGGAAGCCCCTCCCCGGCTACGAGGTGGCGATCCTGGACGACGAGGGGAAGTCCCGGCCCGTAGGGGAGCCCGGCCATCTCGTAATCCGAAACGACCATCCCGGGCTCACGCTCGGGTACTATCGGGACCCGGAGCGGTGGGCGCAGGTCAACCAGGCTGGGTGGTACTACACCAAGGACTATGCCTCCGTGGACGAGGACGGCTATTACTGGTACGTCTCGCGCTCCGACGACCTGATCAAGAGCCGCGCCTATCTCATCTCGCCCAAGGAGGTGGAGTCGGCGATCCTGGAGCACCCGGCCGTGCTGGAGGCGGGCGTCGTGGGAGTCCCGGATCAGCTGATCGGCCAGCGAGTCAAAGCTTACGTCACGCTGAAGCCCGGCCACGCGGCCTCTCCGGCACTGGCTGACCAGATCAAGGAGCACACCCGGCGCCTGATCGCGCCCTACAAGGCGCCCCAGGACGTGGAGTTCGTTGCCGAGCTGCCGAAGACCCTGACAGGCAAGATCCTCCGCCGCCAGCTCCGGGAGAAGGCGTGAGGGCGCCAGTTCTCGACATCAGAAAGGGAGTCAGAGCCAGTCGATCGCGACCAGGTGCTCGACCTGGCGAAACTCCGGGTCTCCTGTGACGACCACGGCGTTCTCCCTCAAAGCAACCGCCACAGCGAACGCGGCGGCGGCGGCCATCGGATAGTCGGCTTTAATTCGCGCTGCCTCAAGGGCAAGGGCTTGATCGCACGGATAGAACCGAAGCGGAAGGACCTCGAGCTGTCTGACAATTTCCTCTGCCAATCGATGGCCATGCTGGCGGGCGAGCCGGTAATACACTTCGCCGAGGTTGATCACGCTCAGCAACAGGGGAGTATTCCGTCGGCGAGCTCCAGTAAGAAGTCTCTCGACGCGTTCTGCGCCCGGCTCATCTTGAATCCAGGCGAGGACGGCGAAGGAATCGAGCAAATTTCTTTTCCTCACGCTCCAGCTCCTCTTTGCGGTCCTCTAACAGGGACTTTGTGAGCGAGGGACCACCCTTGACCACCCCCCGCAACGCCCGAATGGGATCGTCCGGGAGTTGGAAGAGAACGACCTCCTTCCCCTCGACCCGCACGTGGAAATTGGTCCCCGGCTTCAGGGCGAGCGCTCGGCGGATGTCCCTTGGGATCACTACCTGCCCCTTCGCTGACATTCTTACAATAGGCATTTTCATCTCCCATTCAACAAAACGTTCAACATTACTTGATCAGTTTAACGTTTTCTTTTTCGGTGGTCAAGCCAGGGGGTAGGTCAGAGGCTTCCTCTCGCTCCTGGCGTAGGCCGACGCTCGCCTTTCCCGCGCCATTTTTCTTCCTTGGCAGCTTAGTTTGTCGGCTTCCGTCCCAAGATTTACCTTGACAGCCTCCTCGACCACGCTTAAAACTCTCGCCAGGTTCCCCAAGCTGAACGTCCGGCCCTCGGGAGGCAGCCATGCGCCTGGCCCGTGCCCTCCTCGTGACCCTCGTCTTCGGTATCCTCCTGACGCCCCTCGCCGCCGCCGCGCAGCAGCCAGCGAAGATTCCCCGGATAGGTTATCTCGTCCCTGGCGCGCGCGGTGGTGCCCCGCATCTCGGCCAGGCATTCAGGCAAGGGCTGAGCGACCTTGGCTACGTCGAGGGGAAAAATGTCGTCATTGAGTTCCGAGGGGCGGAAGGCAAGTTTGAACGCCTCCCAGAGCTCGCCGCCGAGCTGGTGCGTCTCAAGGTGGATGTCATCTTTGCGCCGGTTCAGCGAGCGATTCTGGCAGCCAAGAATGCGACACAGACAATCCCCATCGTGACTGCTGCAGCGATCAATCCGGTTGAGACTGGGCTCGTTGCCAGCCTCGCCCGTCCGGGAGGGAACATCACGGGGCTGACCGTCATTGTGGACCCGAAGTATGCCGGCAAATTGCTGCAGCTCCTCAAGGAGGCTGTTCCCCAGGCTTCCCGGGTGGCTGTCCTCTGGAATCCAACCATTCTGGGTTACGCAGCTCAGGTGGCAGAAATGGAGGTCGGGGCCCGGTCGCTGAGGGTGCAGCTTCAAATCCTGGAGGTGCGCAGTGCCGACCAGTTCGAGGGTGCCTTCGCGGCGATGACCAGAGGGCGTGCCGAAGCGCTCCTCGTCCTGGGGGAGCCGATGTTCTTTGTTCACCGAACCCGGCTCGCACAGCTCGCGACAACGAGCCGGCTGCCGACGATGCTAACGCTTAGAGAGTATGTGGAAGCTGGCGGGCTCATGTCCTACGGGACGAGCTTTCCCGACCTGTACCGCCGCGCCGCCGGCTATGTGGTCAAGATCCTGAAAGGCGCCAAGCCCGCCGACCTCCCGATGGAACAGCCCACAAAGTTTGAGCTGGTCATTAACATGAAGACCGCCAGGGCCCTTGGCCTGACGATTCCGCAGTCCGTCCTCTTCCAGGCGGACAAGATAATCGAGTAGTCTTTCAAGGTGTCCGGTCATTCGCTAAGCCGCTGGAATCGTCCGCTCGGGATTCGCGCGCTTCCTGTCTTGACCGCTGCTCGTGACGAAGCGTAATGTAGCGAGGTACTAACAGCGGTGAGGACGGTCGTTCATGCGCAGGGGGCCCCGCGATGTAAACCAGCAGGGAAACGCGGTCCGTCAGAGTGTGGCGGCTGGCCTGTTGCGGCCTCCGGCGCGCTCAGGCGCGATGCCACCCTTCAAGGCGCGTCCTATCAGGGGGGACTCGATCTCGCGTACCATCAGCGAAGACCGCAACGCGCGCTGATGCCGCAAGCTCGCGCGTACTCCGACACCAGCGCACTCGTGAAGCGGTACGTCGCCGAACCGGGCACTCCCCGCGCGCGTGCTCTCATGCGGAGCGGCGCTGGACGGTCCCAACTGCGAGTCCTCTGGGTGGGTACCTAGTGCCGCGAGAGCAGCTCACCCCCAAGCTGGTAGGGGCGAGGGTGAGGCGCGTCGAGGACCGGCGCCTCCTCACCGGCCAGGGCTCGTACGTGGATGACCATCGCCCGCCGGGGCTCCTCTACGCTGCGTTCCTCCGAAGCCCCCACGCCCACGCGCGAATCGCTCGCCTCGACCCGTCCGCCGCCCGGACGACGCCGGGCGTCGTGGCCGTGGTCACGGGAGCGGAGCTAGCCGGCTGGACCAAGCCGGTCCGGGCGCTCTCGAAGATGGCTGACTACAGGGTGACGAGTTTCCCTCCCCTGGCAGTCGGGAAGGTCAGGTTTGCCGGAGAGGCGGTGGCCGTGGTCGTGGCCGAGAGTCGCTACGTGGCAGAGGACGCTTTGGACCGGATCGTCGTCGACTGCGAGCCCCTTCCCGCCGTCTCCGATCTGGGAGCGGCGATGGAGCCGGGGGCCCCGCTCCTCCATGAAGAGGCGGGGTCGAACCTCCTCCTCGCCCGTGAGTTCTCCCGGGGAGATGCCCGCGCGGCCATGGCGCGGGCGGAGGTGGTGGTGCGGGACCGCTTCCGCTTTCACCGGCACACCGCCATCTGCCTGGAGAACCGGGGCTGTCTGGCGGACTATCACGAGGGGACAGGGCTCCTGACGCTCCGCTCCTCCACCCAGTGCCCGGGCCTCGTGCGGGACATCCTGGCCGACCTGCTCAACCTCCCCGAGCACCGAATCAGGGTCGTGGCGACGGATGTGGGGGGCGGCTTCGGCGCCAAGTCCTCCCTCTATCCCGAGGAGATTACGGTTTGCGCCCTGGCGTGCCGGCTCGCACGACCCGTCAAGTGGATCAGCGACCGGCGAGAGGATCTCCTCGCCACCTCCCAGGCCTGGGACGAGATCATCGAGGCAGAGTTGGCCCTCGATGCCGACGGCACGATCGCCGGCCTCCGGGCTGAGGTCACCGCCGACATCGGGGCCTACTCCATCTACCCCTGGACCGCGGTCATCGAGCCGGTACAGACGATCAGCTTTCTGCCGGGGCCGTACCGCGTCCCACACTACCACGGGCGCACCCGGGGCGTGGCCACCCCGAAGGCGCCCATGGGGCCGTATCGCGGCGTGGGGCGTCCGGTTGCGACCTTCGTGATGGAGGGGCTCATGGACCGGGCTGCGCGGCGGCTCGGCGTGGACCCGACGGAGCTCAGACTTCGAAACTATATCAAGCCGGAGGAGTTCCCCTATAAATCCCCCTCTGGGATCGTGTGGGACCGGGCAAGCTTCACAGAGACCCTGCTCAAGGCGCGGGAGGCGCTGGGCTATGAGGCCGCCCGGGCTGAGCAGGCCGGCTCACGCGCGGCGGGACGCTGGCTCGGAATCGGCTTCGCCTCCTACGTCGAACTGACAGGCATCGGTTCGGCCATTGCCGTCTCGCCCGGCATGCCGGTCGCCACAGGCACCGAAGCCGCCACCATCCGCGTGGATCCTTCGGGAACTGTGACAGCCATCTTCGGCATCGCCTCCCACGGCCAAGGGCTCGAAACTTCCCTCGCCCAGGTGGTGGCCGACGAGCTGGGAGTCCCGCTGGAGGACGTGCGCGTGGTCCATGGCGACACCGCGCTCGCCCCCTACGGCACCGGGACCTACGCGAGTCGGAGCGCGGTTCTCGGAGGTGGCGCCGGCATCCTCGCCGCGCGGGCGGTCCGGGAGAAGGCCCTTACAATTGCCGCTCACCTGCTCGAGGCCGACCCTGCCGACCTCGTAGTGGCCGATGGCCGGATCTCGGTGCGCGGCGTGCCGGATCGCGGCGTGACCTTCCGGGAGGTCGCCAAGGCCGCCTACTCGGGAGCGCGACGGCTACCCAAGGGGATGGAGCCGGGGCTGGAAGCCACGCGGTTCTACGACCCGTACTTCGGCACGGCCTCCAACGCCACCCACGCGGCGGTGGTGGAGGTGGATCGCGAGACCTGCTCGGTGGTCGTGCTTCGCTATGTCGTGGTTGAAGACTGCGGCAGGATCATCAACCCGCTGATCGTCGACGGGCAGTCTCACGGGGGCGTGGCCCAGGGAATCGGGGCGGCCCTCTACGAAGAGGTGGTCTACGACGAGGCGGGGCAGCTTCTCACCGGCACCCTCATGGACTACCTCGTGCCCTCCGCGAGCGAGGTCCCGACGATGGAGGTGCATCACGTGGAGACACCCTCCCCGACGGCGCTGGGGGGCTTCAGGGGGATGGGCGAGGGCGGGACCATCGGAGCTCCGGCGGCGATCGCCAACGCCGTCGCGGACGCGCTCTGGCCGCTCGGGATTGAGGTGAACGAGCTTCCCATCACTCCTGACCGTCTCTTCCGACTGCTCGGGAAGGCGGGTGGGGTGCCCTAGAGGAGAGCCATGGACCTGGCGCTCAAGGGAAAGGCCGCGCTGGTCACGGGAGGCGCGCGGGACGTGGGGCGCGAGATCGCGCTGACACTCGCCCGGGAGGGCGCGGCGGTGGCCGTCAACTACTTGCACTCGAAAGCCGAGGCTGAGTCTGCGGTGGTGCAGATCAGGGACGGCGGCGGGCAGGCTGCCGCGTATGCGGCGGATGTGTCCGATTACGAGGCGGTGCGCGCCATGGTGGAGCAGGCGGTGAAGGAATTCGGCCGGCTTGACATCCTGGTCAACAACGCCGGGTACGTGGCTCGAAGACTATTCGTTGAGGCTGCGCCCGAGGAGTGGCGACGGCAGATCGACGTGGGCCTCTACGGCGTGATCTACTGCTGTCACGCGGCGCTGCCGAGCATGGTCCAGCAGAAGAGCGGGCGGATCATCAATCTGGCCGGTGACTCGGCCCGCGTGGGGGAGGTCGGCCTCTCCATCACGGCGGCTGCCCGGGCGGGGGTGCTCTCCTTGACCAAGACGCTGGCGAAGGAACTGGGACCGTACGGGATCACCGTCAACGCCCTGGCCTTAGGAGTCGTCGAGGGCGGACATTGGGACCCGGCCTGGTTCGAGGCGAACCGGGAGAAGATCACCCGGCTCTACCCCCTGCGTCGGCTGGGGCGGCCGTCGGACGTGGCCCCGCTGGTCGCGTTCCTGGCTTCAGACCTGGCCGGTTGGATCACGGGCCAGGTGGTCAGTGTCAGCGGCGGCTACAGCACGGTCGGTTGATGGTAGACCTCAGCATCGAGCAGGCTGACTGGCTCCGGGAGCGCGCGGAGGGCGCGCCATGGAGTGCACGGAGCGGAGCCGCCTGATGTCCATCGTGGACTTCCACCTCCACGCCTACGATGTCCCGGTCAGCGGGCCGCCCTCCTTCATCGAGTTCATGAGCCGGCAGCTCGGCCGTCCCTTCGCCGCGTTCGTGGAGGAGCACTCGACCACGGAGCGCTATCTCTCGGTCCTCGACCAGGCCGGCGTCGATTATGGCGTCGTCCTCGCGGAGCTGGCCCCCATCACCTCCGCCATCGGCGGCAACGAAACCGTGGCACGGCTGTGCAAGGGAAGCCCCCGCCTCATCCCGTTCGCGAGCATCAACCCCCACGCGACCGCCAACCCCGACCGGGAGCTGGAGCGGCTCGTGACGGATCATGGCTTTCGTGGCCTCAAACTCTACCCGACCTACCAGTACTTCTACCCCAACGACGCCAGGCTCTACCCGCTCTACGCCAAGGCCCAGGAGCTGAGGATGCCGGTCAAGTGGCACACGGGGTCCTCGGTCTTCCCGGCCTCGCGGCTCAAGTACGGGGATCCCCTGTACCTGGACGATGTCGCGGTGGACTTCCCGGACCTCACGATCATCGTCACCCACAGCGGGCGGCCCTTCTGGTACGACCGGGCCTACGCCCTCGCGCGCTTGCGCGAGAACGTCTACATGGAGATCGCCGGGCTCCCGCCCCAGCGGCTGCTCGTCTACTTCCCGGAGCTGGAGCGAGTGGCCGACAAAGTGCTCTTCGGCTCTGACTGGCCGAGCATACCGTCGATCAGGAAGAACATCGAGACGATCCGAGGGCTGCCGCTGTCCGACACGGCGAAGGAACAGATCCTCGGGAGCAACGCCGCCCGGATCCTGAAGCTCAGCCGCTGACCGAACGGAGGCACGCGATGAAGGCGGCCTACTTCAAAGAGCACGGCGGGCCTGAGAAGATCATCTACGGCGACTACAAGGACCCAGTCCCGGGCCCCGGCGAGGTCCTGGTGCGCGTCCGGACCTGCGCCCTGAACCACGTGGACGTGCTCCTGCTGGACGGCCGCTTCCCGCCGCCCGAGGGTCTGCCTCACGTCAACGGCTGCGAAGTGGCCGGGATTCTGGCCGCCCTGGGCCCCGACGTGACCGGACTTGCGGCCGGGCAGCGCGTGCTGATCTTTCCGGGCTTCTCCTGCGGCCGGTGCGAATACTGCCTGCGGGGGGAGCGCACGGTCTGCCTTCGGTACGGCTACCTGGGCGCTCACAAGGACGGCGGCTATGCCGAGTTGGTGAAGGTGCCGGCCGAGAACATCATTTCGCTCCCTGATGCGTTGAGCTTTGAAGCCGGCGCGGCCGTTCCGCTCGCGATGCTGACCGCCTGGCACGCGCTGGTGGCCCAGGCGGACCTCCGGCCCGGCCAGACCGTGCTCGTCCAGGCTGCGGGGAGCGGGGTGGGGAGCGCGGCCATCCAGATCGCCAAGCTGATCGGGGCCCGGGTCATCACCACGGTCGGCTCGGAGGACAAGATCGCGTTTGCCGAATCCCTGGGCGCAGACGCCGTGATCAACTACCGGACGCAGGACTTCGTCGAGGAGGTCCGGCGCTACACGGGCAAGCGCGGGGTGGACCTGGTCGTGGAGCACATCGGCGCCGAGACCTTCGAGCGGAGCCTCTACTGCCTCACGCGGCTCGGCAAGCTGCTGAGCATCGGCTCGCATGACAGCCACTGGGGGCGCGTGGATCTCCGTCAACTGTACTCGAAGAACCTCCGCATCATCGGTACCAACCTGGGCTCCATCTCAGAACTCCGCACCATCGTCGAGTTCATGCTGGCCGGCCGGCTCCGTCCTGTCGTGGACCGCGTCTTCCCGCTCTCGGAAGCCCGGCACGCGGCCCAGTATCTCATCGAGCGGAAGAACCGCGGCAAGCTCCTCTTGATTCCCGAGCCTTAGGGAGACCGGGATGAGCGAGTTCGTAAGGGTGGAACGGGACGGGGCGACGGCAACGGTCTGGATCGATCGCCAGGCCAAGATGAACACCCTGACCGTCGTCATGCGAAGCGAGTTCCCCGGCATCTTCCACGACCTCGATGCCGACGAGGCCGTCCGGGTCATCGCGATCCGTGGCGCCGGCGGCAAGGCGTTCAGCGCAGGCGGCGACGTGGCCGAGTTCCTCTCTCTGGCCCCCGCGGACCTGGAGCAGTGGGGGGATACGCTCACCTGTCCCGAGCGGTGCCGGAAGCCGGTGGTGGCGGCCATCGATGGCTACACGATGGGCGCGGGCCTCGAGCTGGCGCTCGCCTGCGATTTCAGGGTCGCGACGACCCGCTCAGAGTTCGCCTTCCCCGAGATTCGCCTGGGGATGATCCCGGGGAGCGGGGGCACCCAGCGAGCCCTCCGCCTGATCGGGATGACCCGCGCCAAGCTCTTCATGATGACAGGGCAGCGGATCCCCGCGACGCTGGCCGAGCAGTGGGGGCTCATCACCCAGGCCGTGGCGCCAGCCGAGTTCGAGGAGGCGCTCACGACCTTGACCACGGCCCTGGCGGAGCAAGCGCCTCTGGCGCTGCGTACCCTGAAGACGGTGCTGAACAAGGGGATCGAGGCGCCGCTGGAGACGGCGCTCGAGCTGGAGCGCAAGGCCTACGCGTGGCTCCGCTCCACCCGGGACTACGAGGAGGGGGTGAGGGCTTTCCTCGAGAGGCGGCCCCCGAAGTTCACGGGGCGCTGAAGAATGGCAGTTCGAGCCGAGGGCCGCCGGCCATGCCGCAGGCAGGCCCGGCACGAGGCGAGACCCGAAAGGAGGACGACGATGAGGAAGACGATTGTGGCGGTGGTGGTGACGCTGGCCGTGCTGGGGAGCATCAGCCTGGCGCTGGCCCAGCAACCGGTGACCCTCGCCTTCGGCACGCTGAGCCAGGGGACCGCGTGGTACGTCTACGGGGCGACGATGGCGGAGCTTCTGCGCAAGATGCTCCCACCGGGCTCGCACGTGGACGTGAAGCCGTTCTCGGGAGGCGTCGGCAACGCGAAGCTGGTGGCGAAGAACGAGACACCGATCGCGTTCTCGTTCACGGTGACCAACCGCTGGGCGTACGAAGGCAAGGAAGCGTACGACGCCAGGCTCGAGAACCTCCGCGGCCTCGTCGGCGGGCTGGACACCTACTACCTGCTCGCCATCGCCCAGAAGAAGCTCGGCATCAAGTCCCTGAAGGAGGTCAAGGAGAAAAAGCCGCCCGTCAGGCTCTACACGCTGCCCGTCGGCTCGCTCGGCGAGTTCGCCGCCCGGCAGCTCCTGCGCGAGTACGGGCTGAGCTACGACGACCTGAAGGGCTCGGGCGGGAGCGCGACCCACGTAGGCTACAAGGTCATCATCGACGCGATGCGGGACGGGCGCGGGGACCTGCTCATCGCGGTGGTGACACCCAAGCATCCCTCCATTACGGAGATCGCCACGTTCGCCGACGTGAAGTTCCTGCCGCTTGAGCCGGAGCGCGTCAAGGGCCTGGCCGCCCTCGGCTACCAGCCGGCCAGGATGCCGGCCAACGAGTTCAAGAACCAGCCCGAGCCTATCGAGACCGTCGGGTTTCCGACGGTCCTGATCACCAACACCGCGCTCCCCGACTCGACCGCGTACACGATCACGAAGACGATCTGCGAGAACAAGGACGCGCTGGTTCGCGGTCACGCGGGACTCGCGGTCTTCGAGCCGAGCGTGGCCTGGAAGCCCGAGCTGGTGGGGATCCCGCTCCATCCGGGGGCCGAACGGTACTACCGCGAGAAGGGATGGCTCAGGTAGCCGCGGATTGGATCTTCACGAACGGCCGGATCCTCACCTTCGACCGCCGCGCGTCCCCGCACGGCGCTGAGGCGTAGGGTGTCGCTGGGAAGCATGCGAGACTTCCTGACGCCCCGGGCACTCGTGGCGGTGGCCTGGTCCGCCTTCCAGATCTACACGGTCGCCGCGGGGATGTTCGACCTCCTGATCCAGCTCCCCGTCCACGTGGCCTTCGCCATGACCCTGGCGTTCCTGACCCCGCGCAAGCCGGGGGTGCGGGTGGGCTGGGCCAGCGGTGGCGCGGCGCTCCTCTCCGCGGCCACGGCGGTCTACTTCGTCATCGAAAACCCGCGCCTCGTGAGCCGCATGCCCTTCGTCGACGAACCAAACCTCGGCGACAAGATCGTCGGGTGCCTGTTCCTCCTGCTCCTGCTCGAAGCCTCCCGGCGCTTCGTCGGGGCCGGGCTCACCGGCCTCACGCTCGCCTTCGTTGCCTACGCCTTTCTCGGGCCGTGGCTCCCCGGCTTCCTCGGCCACGGCGGCACCGCCTTTTCCCGCTTTCTCGACCAGCAGGTGCTCTCCACCGAGGGGGTGTTCGGGATTCCCGCCCTGGTCTCGGCCACCTATATCTACCTCTTTATCCTGTTCGGGACGTTCATGACGCGGGTGGGGTTGATCCGGTTCTTCACCGACCTCTCCCTGGCGCTGGCCGGGTGGACGAAGGGAGGGGCCGCCAAGGTGGCGGTCATCTCCAGCGGGCTCCTCGGCACGATCAATGGCAGCGCCATTGCCAACGCCGTCACCACCGGGAGCTTCACGATCCCGCTCATGAAGCGCGCCGGCTACCGCCCGGAGTTCGCCGCGGGGGTGGAGTCCACGGCCTCCATGGGCGGCCAGCTGATTCCTCCCGTCATGGGCGCGGCAGCCTTCATCATGGCCGAGACCCTCGGCGTTCCCTACGCGACCGTGGCAGTGTCCGCGGCCATCCCCGGTGTCCTCTACTTCTTCGCCGTGGGCGTGATGGTGCACTTCGAGGCCGCACGGCGGGGCCTCCCCCTCCTGCCCCGCAGCGACCTGCCCCGCCTCGCCACGGTCGTGGCCGCGTACGCCCACCTGCTCGCGGCCCCGGCGGTGCTCGTGTATCTCATGGTGGAGGGGCGCACGCCGCTCTACGCGGGGCTCTGGGCGATTGTCGTCGGCGCCGCAGCCAGCTTCCTGCGCCGCGAGACCCGGCTCACGTGGAGAGGCGCGGCTGAGGCGCTGGTGGAATCCGCTCAGAACGCGCTCCCTGTTGCCCTGGCGTGCGCCACGGTGGGAATCGTGGTGGGGGTGGTGGCGGTCACCGGGATGGGGCTGAAGATCGCGAGCGGCATCGTCGCGCTGTCCGGCGGCCACCTCCTGGCCACGCTCCTGTTCACCATGGTGGCTGCGCTGGTGCTCGGCACGGGGCTTCCGACCTCAGCCACCTACATCATCACCTCGGTCATGGCTGCCCCGGCGCTCCTCGAGCTCGGCCTGCCGGCCCTGGTGGCCCACATGTTCGTCTTCTACTTCGGCATCCTGGCCGACCTGACGCCGCCCACGGCCATCTCCACCTACGCCACCTCCGCCATCGCCGGAGCCGATCCCTGGCGGACCCAGTGGACGGCCATGCTGCTGGCGCTGTCGGGCTTCCTGATCCCGTTCAGCTTCGCCTACGATCCTTCCATTCTGTTGATCAACC includes these proteins:
- a CDS encoding zinc-binding dehydrogenase; this encodes MKAAYFKEHGGPEKIIYGDYKDPVPGPGEVLVRVRTCALNHVDVLLLDGRFPPPEGLPHVNGCEVAGILAALGPDVTGLAAGQRVLIFPGFSCGRCEYCLRGERTVCLRYGYLGAHKDGGYAELVKVPAENIISLPDALSFEAGAAVPLAMLTAWHALVAQADLRPGQTVLVQAAGSGVGSAAIQIAKLIGARVITTVGSEDKIAFAESLGADAVINYRTQDFVEEVRRYTGKRGVDLVVEHIGAETFERSLYCLTRLGKLLSIGSHDSHWGRVDLRQLYSKNLRIIGTNLGSISELRTIVEFMLAGRLRPVVDRVFPLSEARHAAQYLIERKNRGKLLLIPEP
- a CDS encoding TAXI family TRAP transporter solute-binding subunit — its product is MRKTIVAVVVTLAVLGSISLALAQQPVTLAFGTLSQGTAWYVYGATMAELLRKMLPPGSHVDVKPFSGGVGNAKLVAKNETPIAFSFTVTNRWAYEGKEAYDARLENLRGLVGGLDTYYLLAIAQKKLGIKSLKEVKEKKPPVRLYTLPVGSLGEFAARQLLREYGLSYDDLKGSGGSATHVGYKVIIDAMRDGRGDLLIAVVTPKHPSITEIATFADVKFLPLEPERVKGLAALGYQPARMPANEFKNQPEPIETVGFPTVLITNTALPDSTAYTITKTICENKDALVRGHAGLAVFEPSVAWKPELVGIPLHPGAERYYREKGWLR
- a CDS encoding amidohydrolase, giving the protein MSIVDFHLHAYDVPVSGPPSFIEFMSRQLGRPFAAFVEEHSTTERYLSVLDQAGVDYGVVLAELAPITSAIGGNETVARLCKGSPRLIPFASINPHATANPDRELERLVTDHGFRGLKLYPTYQYFYPNDARLYPLYAKAQELRMPVKWHTGSSVFPASRLKYGDPLYLDDVAVDFPDLTIIVTHSGRPFWYDRAYALARLRENVYMEIAGLPPQRLLVYFPELERVADKVLFGSDWPSIPSIRKNIETIRGLPLSDTAKEQILGSNAARILKLSR
- a CDS encoding enoyl-CoA hydratase/isomerase family protein; the protein is MSEFVRVERDGATATVWIDRQAKMNTLTVVMRSEFPGIFHDLDADEAVRVIAIRGAGGKAFSAGGDVAEFLSLAPADLEQWGDTLTCPERCRKPVVAAIDGYTMGAGLELALACDFRVATTRSEFAFPEIRLGMIPGSGGTQRALRLIGMTRAKLFMMTGQRIPATLAEQWGLITQAVAPAEFEEALTTLTTALAEQAPLALRTLKTVLNKGIEAPLETALELERKAYAWLRSTRDYEEGVRAFLERRPPKFTGR
- a CDS encoding TRAP transporter permease, whose product is MSLGSMRDFLTPRALVAVAWSAFQIYTVAAGMFDLLIQLPVHVAFAMTLAFLTPRKPGVRVGWASGGAALLSAATAVYFVIENPRLVSRMPFVDEPNLGDKIVGCLFLLLLLEASRRFVGAGLTGLTLAFVAYAFLGPWLPGFLGHGGTAFSRFLDQQVLSTEGVFGIPALVSATYIYLFILFGTFMTRVGLIRFFTDLSLALAGWTKGGAAKVAVISSGLLGTINGSAIANAVTTGSFTIPLMKRAGYRPEFAAGVESTASMGGQLIPPVMGAAAFIMAETLGVPYATVAVSAAIPGVLYFFAVGVMVHFEAARRGLPLLPRSDLPRLATVVAAYAHLLAAPAVLVYLMVEGRTPLYAGLWAIVVGAAASFLRRETRLTWRGAAEALVESAQNALPVALACATVGIVVGVVAVTGMGLKIASGIVALSGGHLLATLLFTMVAALVLGTGLPTSATYIITSVMAAPALLELGLPALVAHMFVFYFGILADLTPPTAISTYATSAIAGADPWRTQWTAMLLALSGFLIPFSFAYDPSILLINPTPFGVVSRTAAATLGILMLGAGIVGYLWAPTRVWERVALLAGSVLLIFPGLWGDLLGALGFLGVCASQRLRRAGALGPAVRTARR